The Entelurus aequoreus isolate RoL-2023_Sb linkage group LG23, RoL_Eaeq_v1.1, whole genome shotgun sequence genome has a window encoding:
- the LOC133640703 gene encoding gastrula zinc finger protein XlCGF8.2DB-like isoform X2: protein MEQEEPQPSRIKEEDEAPQSLHIKKEEESPLTPHVSEEDEAPQPPRIKDEEEEHSISQEFPVIVVIVKSEDEVKSESEERREAEPPSSSSTQHMTTEADGDHCGGSQADKLLAPLSDSEDTTSHSPDTDDEHSKDDKTCHTDNTHFTCSHCDKTFKYRCRLVRHMRTHTGEKPFTCSECGQRFARKNELKVHTRTHTGEKPFSCSICGKDFTRKHHLKTHMRIHTGEKPFSCSECGKRFVTNKYLRLHMRRHTGEKPFMCSICSRRFTQKAYLLRHTRIHTGEKPFICSVCGKGFIQSPHLNVHMRIHTGEKVLSCSVCGERFSSKYQCKKHKCAGENSSSK, encoded by the coding sequence ATGGagcaggaggagccacagccctctcgcattaaagaggaagatgaggCGCCACAGTCCTtacacattaaaaaggaagaagaGAGCCCACTGACCCCCCACGTTAGTGAAGAAGATGAGGCCCCGCAGCCCCCTCGCATTAAAgatgaagaggaggaacacagcatcagtcaggagttcccagtgattgttgtcattgtgaagagtgaagatgaggtcaaaagtgaaagtgaggagaggagagaggcggagcctccaagcagcagctcaactcaacacatgacaacagaagctgatggagaccactgtggaggatcacaagcagacaagctcttagctccactatcagatagtgaggacacaacgtcacactctcctgacactgatgatgaacactctaaagatgataagacatgtcacactgacaacacacacttcacatgttctcactgcgacaaaacctttaaataccGTTGTCGTCTGGtaagacacatgagaacgcacaccggaGAAAAGCCTTTCACCTGCTCAGAATGCGGTCAAAGGTTTGCACGGAAAAATGAGTTAAAAGTACACACCAGAACACACACTggggaaaaacctttttcatgttcaatttgCGGTAAAGACTTTACTCGAAAGCAccatttgaaaacacacatgaggatacacactggagaaaaacctttttcctgctcagaatgtggtaaacgttttgtaacaaataaatatttaagattacacatgagaagacacactggagaaaaaccattcatgtgttcAATTTGCAGTAGAAGATTCACCCAGAAGGCATATTTATTAAGACACACTAGAATACACACTGGCGAAAAACCGTTTatatgttcagtttgtggtaaaggttttatacAAAGTCCGCATTTGaatgtacacatgagaatacacactggtgagaaagtgttgagttgcagtgtgtgtggtgaacgattctcttctaagtaccagtgtaagaaacacaagtgtgctggtgagaacagcagcagcaaatga
- the LOC133640706 gene encoding gastrula zinc finger protein XlCGF17.1-like isoform X2 — MAKEEPQPSHFKEEEEDPLTHHFKEKAVDPLSPHIKEEEEEHSISQEGEHLEWLEEFPVIGVPVKSEDDEVKGESEEKREAEPPSSSSTQHMTTEADGDHCGGSQADKLLAPLSDSEDTTSHSPDTDDEHSKDDKTCHTDNTHFTCSHCDKTFKYRSHLKRHMRTHTGEKPFTCSVCCKGFAQKNVLKEHMQLHKGEKAFSCSVCGKGLARRQCLKVHMRIHTGDKPFSCSICAGTAARGNLTACEEGLKAAPTAR, encoded by the exons ATGGCgaaggaggagccacagccctcccactttaaagaggaagaggaggacccactgacacaCCATTTTAAAGAGAAAGCGGTGGatccactgagccctcacattaaagaggaagaggaggaacacagcatcagtcaggagggagagcatcttgaatggttggaggagttcccagtaattggtgtccctgtgaagagtgaagatgatgaggtcaaaggtgaaagtgaggagaagagagaggcggagcctccaagcagcagctcaactcaacacatgacaacagaagctgatggagaccactgtggaggatcacaagcagacaagctcttagctccactatcagatagtgaggacacaacgtcacactctcctgacactgatgatgaacactctaaagatgataagacatgtcacactgacaacacacacttcacatgttctcactgcgacaaaacctttaaataccGGAGTcatctgaaaagacacatgagaacacacactggagaaaaacctttcacctGCTCAGTTTGTTgtaaaggttttgcacaaaaaaatgtgttgaaagAACATATGCAACTACACAAAGGAGAAAAAGCTTTTTCCTGCTCAGTATGCGGTAAAGGTTTGGCACGAAGACAgtgtttgaaagtacacatgagaatacacaccggagacaaacctttttcttgttcaatctgcg CTGGGACTGCTGCGCGAGGCAACCTGACCGCCTGTGAGGAGGGGCTGAAGGCAGCACCCACTGCTCGTTGA
- the LOC133640706 gene encoding uncharacterized protein LOC133640706 isoform X3 produces MAKEEPQPSHFKEEEEDPLTHHFKEKAVDPLSPHIKEEEEEHSISQEGEHLEWLEEFPVIGVPVKSEDDEVKGESEEKREAEPPSSSSTQHMTTEADGDHCGGSQADKLLAPLSDTGTAARGNLTACEEGLKAAPTAR; encoded by the exons ATGGCgaaggaggagccacagccctcccactttaaagaggaagaggaggacccactgacacaCCATTTTAAAGAGAAAGCGGTGGatccactgagccctcacattaaagaggaagaggaggaacacagcatcagtcaggagggagagcatcttgaatggttggaggagttcccagtaattggtgtccctgtgaagagtgaagatgatgaggtcaaaggtgaaagtgaggagaagagagaggcggagcctccaagcagcagctcaactcaacacatgacaacagaagctgatggagaccactgtggaggatcacaagcagacaagctcttagctccactatcagata CTGGGACTGCTGCGCGAGGCAACCTGACCGCCTGTGAGGAGGGGCTGAAGGCAGCACCCACTGCTCGTTGA
- the LOC133640706 gene encoding oocyte zinc finger protein XlCOF6.1-like isoform X1 has translation MAKEEPQPSHFKEEEEDPLTHHFKEKAVDPLSPHIKEEEEEHSISQEGEHLEWLEEFPVIGVPVKSEDDEVKGESEEKREAEPPSSSSTQHMTTEADGDHCGGSQADKLLAPLSDSEDTTSHSPDTDDEHSKDDKTCHTDNTHFTCSHCDKTFKYRSHLKRHMRTHTGEKPFTCSVCCKGFAQKNVLKEHMQLHKGEKAFSCSVCGKGLARRQCLKVHMRIHTGDKPFSCSICGKEFGRKNVLNLHMRKHTGEKTFSCSVCGKGFVQRCDLKVHLRIHTGEKPFSCSVCGKRFGRKNVLNLHMKTHTGKKPFSCSECGKGFVQRSDLKVHMRTHTGEKHFSCSECGTCFKRSGNLIAHVRKHTGEKPFACSECGKSFGQSRELKAHMREHTPETN, from the coding sequence ATGGCgaaggaggagccacagccctcccactttaaagaggaagaggaggacccactgacacaCCATTTTAAAGAGAAAGCGGTGGatccactgagccctcacattaaagaggaagaggaggaacacagcatcagtcaggagggagagcatcttgaatggttggaggagttcccagtaattggtgtccctgtgaagagtgaagatgatgaggtcaaaggtgaaagtgaggagaagagagaggcggagcctccaagcagcagctcaactcaacacatgacaacagaagctgatggagaccactgtggaggatcacaagcagacaagctcttagctccactatcagatagtgaggacacaacgtcacactctcctgacactgatgatgaacactctaaagatgataagacatgtcacactgacaacacacacttcacatgttctcactgcgacaaaacctttaaataccGGAGTcatctgaaaagacacatgagaacacacactggagaaaaacctttcacctGCTCAGTTTGTTgtaaaggttttgcacaaaaaaatgtgttgaaagAACATATGCAACTACACAAAGGAGAAAAAGCTTTTTCCTGCTCAGTATGCGGTAAAGGTTTGGCACGAAGACAgtgtttgaaagtacacatgagaatacacaccggagacaaacctttttcttgttcaatctgcggtaaagaatTTGGACGAAAAAATGTGTTGAATttacacatgagaaaacacactggagaaaaaactttttcctgttcagtatgtggtaaaggttttgtacaaaggtgTGATCTGAAAGTACacttgagaatacacactggcgaaaaacctttttcctgttcagtaTGCGGTAAAAGATTTGGCCGCAAAAATGTGTTGAAtttacacatgaaaacacacactggaaaaaagcctttttcatgttcagaatgcggtaaaggttttgtacaaagaagtgatctgaaagtacacatgagaacacacactggagaaaaacatttttcctgctcagaatgtggtacgTGTTTTAAACGAAGTGGTAATCTCATAGCACACGTGAGAaaacacacgggagaaaaaccttttgcatgttcagaatgtggtaaaagttttggacAAAGTCGTGAgttgaaagcacacatgagagaacacacaccggagacAAACTAA